The following proteins come from a genomic window of Acidobacteriota bacterium:
- a CDS encoding SurA N-terminal domain-containing protein: MLNVIRKNIKSFYPLAIGLAGVFVLLVFTDFQALDGTQINQVAAKVGREDITFSEFERAYRNAENRYREIYGDAYTADLADQLQLPVQTLEALINDRLLTREAERLGLTVSDDELQEEILSIPALTDAAGNFVGARQYQDALRRARYTVDEFEAELRTSLLVGKLQAALTEVAHVSDAEVERRARDAAERAAIRYIQVPASRYGADAEPSAEEAAAFFDENRDDFRLPERRRVGYLLVNTNTVRAELEVTDEEVRRYYDDNTAQFEVPEQVRASHILLLETASRSGEQARAELNDLRRRIEAGEDFAALAAEHSDDEANRENGGDLGYFGRGAMTAAFEDAAFGAASGELVGPIENQLGPRTGHHLILVHDRREGGRQTLEEVSNLIRVQLLATRAEEEGRSRIDALAGRLADQPFEGETEARELAAAEGLSFEVTEPFAEADAVPGVGRNFNFSSEAFGLESGAWSQPVRIAAGWALLSLLEALPPRDAEFAEVEVDVRDALRRQKEDELLTAALTETKQRLDGGLSLDDAANEFDATVEESGSFGLRQPIGALGAAPDLSREVFGLSAGQFGGPVDTPFGGVLFEVTERQSFDPLQFDPASTRNELLAERTLSMLQSVLGRLREELGVSYTKDFIENFGLGETEAAGT, encoded by the coding sequence ATGCTGAACGTCATCCGAAAGAACATCAAGAGCTTCTACCCGCTGGCGATCGGACTCGCCGGAGTGTTCGTCCTGCTGGTCTTCACGGACTTTCAGGCGCTCGACGGCACCCAGATCAACCAGGTCGCAGCCAAGGTCGGCCGGGAGGACATCACCTTCAGCGAGTTCGAGCGCGCCTACCGGAACGCCGAGAACCGCTACCGGGAGATCTACGGCGACGCGTACACGGCGGACCTCGCCGATCAACTGCAGTTGCCCGTGCAGACGCTCGAAGCCCTGATCAACGACCGCCTCCTCACCCGGGAGGCCGAACGGCTGGGACTGACGGTCAGCGACGACGAGCTGCAGGAGGAGATCCTCTCGATACCCGCCCTGACCGACGCCGCCGGCAACTTCGTCGGCGCCCGCCAGTACCAGGATGCCCTGCGCAGGGCCCGCTACACGGTGGACGAGTTCGAGGCCGAGCTGCGTACGTCCCTCCTGGTGGGCAAGCTGCAGGCGGCCCTGACCGAGGTCGCCCACGTCTCCGACGCCGAAGTCGAACGGCGGGCTCGCGACGCCGCCGAGCGGGCGGCCATCCGCTACATCCAGGTTCCCGCCAGCCGCTATGGGGCGGATGCCGAACCTTCCGCCGAGGAGGCCGCCGCCTTCTTCGACGAGAACAGGGACGACTTCCGGCTGCCGGAGCGCAGACGGGTCGGCTACCTCCTGGTCAACACGAACACGGTCCGGGCCGAACTCGAAGTGACGGACGAAGAGGTCCGGCGGTACTACGACGACAACACGGCGCAGTTCGAAGTGCCGGAACAGGTGAGGGCCAGCCACATCCTCCTGCTCGAGACCGCGAGTCGCAGCGGCGAGCAGGCCCGCGCGGAGTTGAACGACCTGCGCCGGCGCATCGAGGCGGGCGAGGACTTCGCCGCGCTGGCCGCCGAACACTCGGACGACGAGGCGAACAGGGAGAACGGCGGCGACCTCGGTTACTTCGGCCGGGGCGCGATGACAGCGGCTTTCGAGGACGCGGCCTTCGGTGCCGCCAGCGGCGAGCTGGTCGGTCCGATCGAGAACCAGCTCGGACCCCGCACCGGACACCACCTGATCCTGGTTCACGACCGCAGGGAAGGTGGGCGGCAGACCCTGGAGGAGGTGAGCAACCTGATCCGCGTCCAGCTCCTGGCCACCAGGGCGGAGGAGGAGGGCCGGAGCCGCATCGACGCTCTCGCCGGGAGGCTGGCGGACCAGCCCTTCGAGGGCGAAACGGAGGCCCGTGAACTGGCCGCCGCCGAGGGTCTCAGCTTCGAGGTCACCGAGCCGTTCGCCGAGGCCGACGCCGTTCCCGGCGTCGGCCGCAACTTCAACTTCTCCTCGGAGGCGTTCGGCCTGGAATCCGGCGCGTGGTCGCAGCCGGTCCGGATCGCGGCCGGTTGGGCTCTCCTCTCGCTATTGGAGGCCCTGCCACCGCGCGATGCCGAGTTCGCGGAGGTCGAGGTCGACGTACGCGACGCGCTGCGCCGTCAGAAGGAGGACGAACTGCTGACCGCCGCGCTCACCGAGACGAAGCAGCGGCTGGACGGGGGACTGAGCCTGGACGACGCGGCGAACGAGTTCGACGCGACGGTGGAGGAGAGCGGCAGCTTCGGCCTGCGGCAGCCGATCGGAGCCCTGGGCGCCGCGCCCGACCTCTCCCGGGAGGTCTTCGGTCTCTCCGCGGGCCAGTTCGGCGGCCCGGTCGACACGCCGTTCGGCGGCGTGCTGTTCGAGGTCACGGAACGGCAGTCCTTCGACCCGCTGCAGTTCGATCCGGCGTCGACCCGGAACGAGCTCCTGGCCGAACGCACCTTGAGCATGCTGCAATCCGTGCTCGGACGCCTGCGAGAAGAGCTCGGCGTCAGCTACACGAAGGACTTCATCGAGAACTTCGGTCTCGGAGAGACCGAGGCGGCCGGAACCTGA
- a CDS encoding rod shape-determining protein: MRFLHWFSSDLAIDLGTANTLVFTQANGIVVREPSVVVVNNQSNRIEAVGAEAKEMLGRTPGILVLVRPMKDGVIADFEMTEQMLKYFIRKAHHGWRFARPRIVIGVPSEITPVEKRAVRESAMSAGASEVFLVEQAMMAAIGAGLPITEPTGNMIVDIGGGTTDVAVISLAGTVYSRSLRVAGNAMDDAIAQHLKKEHNLLIGERTAEGIKVEIGSAFPLQKKMHMNITGRDLVKGVPRSLKVSDGEIREALAEPVSAIVNSVLQALERMPPELSADVMDKGIVLSGGGALLHALDQRLREATGLPVFAAEDPLASVVLGTGRALRDIDLLRRVSVR, encoded by the coding sequence ATGCGCTTCCTGCATTGGTTCTCCAGCGATCTGGCAATCGACCTGGGGACCGCGAACACGCTCGTGTTCACCCAGGCGAACGGCATCGTCGTGCGCGAGCCGTCGGTCGTGGTCGTGAACAACCAGAGCAACCGCATCGAGGCGGTCGGCGCCGAGGCCAAGGAGATGCTGGGCCGCACGCCCGGGATCCTGGTGCTCGTGCGGCCGATGAAGGACGGCGTGATCGCCGACTTCGAGATGACCGAGCAGATGCTCAAGTACTTCATTCGCAAGGCCCATCACGGCTGGCGTTTCGCCCGCCCGCGGATCGTGATCGGCGTGCCGTCCGAGATCACTCCCGTGGAGAAGCGCGCGGTGCGGGAGTCGGCCATGAGCGCCGGCGCCTCGGAGGTCTTCCTGGTCGAGCAGGCCATGATGGCCGCGATCGGCGCCGGTCTGCCGATCACCGAACCGACCGGCAACATGATCGTGGACATCGGAGGCGGCACGACCGATGTCGCCGTCATCTCGCTCGCCGGGACGGTGTACAGCCGGTCGTTGCGGGTGGCGGGCAACGCGATGGACGACGCGATCGCCCAGCACCTGAAGAAGGAGCACAATCTCCTGATCGGCGAGCGGACGGCAGAGGGAATCAAGGTCGAGATCGGCTCCGCGTTTCCCCTCCAGAAGAAGATGCACATGAACATCACGGGGCGCGACCTCGTGAAGGGCGTGCCGCGCAGTCTGAAGGTCTCCGACGGAGAGATCCGCGAAGCGCTGGCCGAGCCGGTGTCCGCGATCGTCAATTCGGTGCTTCAGGCCCTCGAACGGATGCCGCCTGAGCTTTCAGCCGACGTGATGGACAAGGGCATCGTGCTGTCCGGCGGCGGAGCTCTGCTCCACGCTCTCGACCAGCGCCTGCGCGAGGCGACGGGACTGCCGGTCTTCGCCGCCGAGGATCCGCTTGCGTCCGTCGTTCTCGGCACCGGCCGGGCACTGCGGGACATCGATCTGCTGCGAAGGGTCTCCGTTCGCTAG
- a CDS encoding rod shape-determining protein MreC, with product MSERRVAIVFGGVVVFLLALLTAQEPQRAGDLALWVEGPVKQFVAAVAETVDRVRRGRVARAEMERQNVELRARVRELEAAYAASVGARLESDLVSKQLRYEPPADADLLLADVAYVDHHSFRRTAILRLPAGARREDWSRKTVTTAEGLLGRVVSAGGGYARVLLVTDRDSSVGAMVERTRRQGIVRGTREDPGVLSLVFLPLQVDVRPGDLVVTAGIDGVFPRGIPIGTITSVESDGDLFHAIKVVPSVDLGSLTHAYIWRHDPVPEVYMDGGDGVSR from the coding sequence ATGAGCGAGCGCCGGGTCGCGATCGTGTTCGGCGGCGTCGTGGTCTTCCTGCTGGCGTTGCTCACGGCTCAGGAGCCGCAGAGGGCGGGGGACCTGGCGCTCTGGGTCGAGGGCCCGGTCAAGCAGTTCGTCGCCGCCGTTGCCGAGACCGTGGACCGCGTCCGCCGGGGTCGGGTTGCCCGGGCCGAGATGGAGCGCCAGAACGTGGAGTTGCGGGCGCGCGTCCGCGAACTCGAGGCGGCCTACGCAGCCAGCGTGGGCGCCCGTCTGGAGAGCGACCTGGTCTCGAAGCAACTGCGCTACGAGCCGCCCGCGGATGCGGATCTCCTGTTGGCGGATGTCGCTTACGTCGATCACCACTCCTTCAGGCGGACCGCGATCCTGCGCCTCCCGGCTGGCGCCAGGCGGGAGGACTGGTCGCGGAAAACCGTGACGACGGCTGAGGGCCTGCTGGGACGGGTCGTCTCGGCCGGCGGTGGCTATGCCCGGGTGCTGCTGGTCACGGACCGGGACTCCTCGGTCGGCGCCATGGTCGAGCGTACGCGTCGCCAGGGCATCGTCCGCGGTACGAGGGAGGATCCCGGCGTGCTCTCGCTCGTATTCCTGCCGCTGCAGGTCGACGTGCGCCCCGGGGACCTCGTGGTCACCGCGGGCATCGACGGCGTCTTCCCGCGCGGCATCCCGATCGGCACGATCACTTCGGTCGAGTCCGACGGCGACCTGTTCCACGCCATCAAGGTGGTTCCGAGCGTCGATCTGGGATCGCTCACGCATGCGTACATCTGGCGCCACGACCCGGTGCCCGAGGTGTACATGGACGGCGGGGATGGCGTCAGCCGGTAG
- the mreD gene encoding rod shape-determining protein MreD, whose amino-acid sequence MASAGRFAGALAAVALVEVLLGEVVPAAANVVELFVLLVVLTSLRGNSLHGLTGGLAAGLVQDTLTASLFGLHSLACCVVGYAVARASQRILTNQRIVAGLLIAAGVMVHQVLVIGLLTVLDIADVDPDLLVVLSRALLTSAVGLAYLWLARRLREWALRRRTLAARRLRSK is encoded by the coding sequence ATGGCGTCAGCCGGTAGGTTCGCCGGTGCTCTGGCGGCGGTCGCTCTCGTCGAGGTCCTGCTGGGTGAAGTGGTGCCGGCCGCGGCGAATGTCGTTGAACTGTTCGTGCTGCTGGTCGTCCTCACAAGCCTCAGGGGGAATTCGCTTCACGGTCTGACCGGCGGTCTCGCGGCCGGTCTGGTCCAGGACACTCTCACGGCCTCGCTCTTCGGTCTGCACAGCCTGGCCTGCTGTGTCGTCGGCTACGCGGTCGCGAGAGCGTCGCAGCGGATCCTGACGAACCAGCGCATCGTGGCGGGACTCCTGATCGCGGCGGGCGTGATGGTGCATCAGGTTCTGGTGATCGGCCTGCTCACCGTTCTCGACATTGCCGACGTCGACCCCGACTTGCTCGTCGTCCTCTCACGGGCTCTCCTGACGAGCGCGGTGGGCCTGGCGTACCTGTGGCTGGCCCGGCGACTGCGAGAGTGGGCCCTCAGGCGGCGTACACTGGCAGCGAGACGACTTCGTTCGAAGTAG
- the mrdA gene encoding penicillin-binding protein 2 translates to MNLESPGHEHSADRVLLLMATRLRWLVGSLAVGFAVVLGSYWYYQVVRGEHYGRLAENNRLRILRLDAPRGLIYDHSGQVLVENTPTFRLLIVRNRSADLEASLAFAADILGHDDSRELERSLERYRGVGSDVPVLLAEELELNQVARFEVSVLEHPEFEVSASRRRLYRYSDQTAHLLGYLSEPTAAEQDRDPTLVAADMIGRSGVERLRDRALRGTAGERTVVVDSRGRLVSDEDVDRLDAVAGESVQLTVDLRLQQEAQSLLVDKVGAIVALDPRDGAVRAMASSPSFDPNGFAGRLNQEDWERIVGAPNRPLQNRAIQNTYPPGSVFKIVMAVAGLAEGLIDAEERIWCGGATRIYDRRWRCWQSRGHGRLNLRGALQNSCDIYFYRQGMKIGIETIARYARRLGLGEPTGIELPGEREGLVPDSEWSLTSRGLPWYPGETISVAIGQGPLLTTPLQVAVMTAAVANGGFLVRPFVLAGGARRPEPIGLDDEVVAFVADALANVVEAGTGRSARNPVVTVAGKTGTAQVIAQETWTRSEDLPFEHGDHAWFTSYAPVAAPELVVVVFVEHGGRGSEVAAPLARRMHESYFGASPQT, encoded by the coding sequence GTGAACCTGGAAAGCCCTGGCCACGAACACAGTGCGGATCGCGTGCTGCTGCTGATGGCGACCCGCCTGAGGTGGCTCGTCGGGTCTCTGGCGGTCGGTTTCGCCGTCGTTCTCGGTTCGTACTGGTACTACCAGGTCGTTCGCGGGGAGCACTACGGCCGGCTGGCGGAGAACAACCGCCTGCGGATCCTGCGGCTGGACGCGCCTCGCGGGTTGATCTACGACCACTCCGGTCAAGTCCTGGTTGAGAACACACCGACTTTCCGCCTGTTGATCGTGCGGAACCGGAGCGCCGATCTGGAGGCGAGCCTGGCGTTTGCGGCCGACATTCTCGGCCACGACGACAGCAGGGAGCTGGAGCGTTCGCTCGAGCGCTACCGCGGCGTCGGTTCGGACGTCCCCGTGCTGCTGGCTGAGGAACTGGAACTGAACCAGGTCGCACGCTTCGAGGTGTCGGTCCTGGAGCATCCGGAGTTCGAGGTCTCCGCTTCGAGGCGCCGCCTCTACCGGTACAGCGACCAGACCGCGCATCTCCTCGGGTATCTCAGCGAACCCACGGCGGCCGAGCAGGATCGGGATCCCACCCTGGTCGCGGCCGACATGATCGGCCGCAGCGGCGTGGAACGCCTGCGGGACCGCGCACTGCGCGGCACGGCGGGCGAACGCACGGTGGTCGTCGACAGCCGGGGTCGGTTGGTGTCCGACGAGGATGTCGACCGGCTCGACGCGGTGGCCGGCGAGTCCGTCCAGCTGACCGTCGACCTCCGACTACAGCAGGAAGCGCAAAGCCTGCTGGTGGACAAGGTCGGCGCGATCGTGGCTCTCGATCCCAGGGACGGCGCGGTGCGGGCCATGGCCTCCTCGCCTTCCTTCGATCCGAACGGCTTCGCCGGTCGGCTCAACCAGGAGGATTGGGAGCGGATCGTCGGCGCGCCGAACAGACCTCTGCAGAATCGGGCCATCCAGAACACCTACCCGCCGGGATCGGTGTTCAAAATCGTCATGGCGGTGGCGGGTCTGGCGGAGGGCCTGATCGATGCGGAGGAACGGATCTGGTGCGGGGGCGCGACACGGATCTACGACCGCCGCTGGCGCTGCTGGCAATCGAGAGGTCACGGTCGCCTGAATCTTCGCGGCGCCCTTCAGAACTCCTGCGACATCTATTTCTACCGGCAGGGCATGAAGATAGGGATCGAGACGATCGCCCGCTACGCCCGCCGGTTGGGGCTCGGTGAGCCGACGGGTATCGAGTTGCCCGGCGAGCGGGAAGGACTGGTGCCCGATTCCGAGTGGAGCCTGACGAGCCGGGGGCTGCCCTGGTATCCCGGTGAAACGATTTCGGTGGCGATCGGCCAGGGACCGCTGCTGACCACACCGCTTCAGGTGGCGGTGATGACGGCGGCGGTCGCGAACGGGGGCTTTCTGGTGCGGCCCTTCGTGTTGGCGGGTGGAGCGCGGCGGCCGGAGCCGATCGGCCTCGATGACGAGGTCGTGGCCTTCGTCGCGGACGCGCTGGCCAATGTCGTGGAGGCGGGCACCGGCCGCAGCGCCAGGAACCCGGTCGTGACGGTCGCGGGGAAGACCGGCACCGCGCAGGTCATCGCTCAGGAGACCTGGACGCGATCCGAGGACCTGCCGTTCGAGCACGGGGACCACGCCTGGTTCACGTCCTACGCTCCGGTCGCTGCGCCGGAACTGGTCGTCGTCGTGTTCGTGGAACACGGAGGCCGGGGTTCCGAGGTCGCGGCGCCCCTGGCCAGGCGGATGCACGAGAGCTACTTCGGTGCTTCTCCCCAGACCTGA
- the rodA gene encoding rod shape-determining protein RodA — MLLPRPDPWLQVRRLRAVSWQLAGAALALSTVGLVVISSASAELPADYVSRQSLWIALGVVVMLVAALVDYNVLLRYAIWIYVVAVLVLAAVTFFGHEAGGARSWIGIGGLGGQPSDFCKIATVLLLARRLAESQAPVPPRGGLWVTAAICALPVLLIARQPDMGGALMFVPALAAMAVVTGVSLRSALVAFGAALALVAALWVFALPDYQKTRVLSYMQPQADPLGSGYQVRQSRIAVGSGQALGKGYGEGTQSNLRFLPTPHTDFVFAVLAEEYGFAGVTLVMALFLLYLGNGVRIALSARDPAGLLLVVGLLAFLTGYVLYNTAMVVGLLPITGIPLPFLSYGGSFMLFCCAATGLMIGLDLRRFVNV; from the coding sequence GTGCTTCTCCCCAGACCTGATCCCTGGCTCCAGGTCCGGCGGCTGCGGGCCGTCTCGTGGCAACTCGCCGGCGCGGCGCTGGCCCTGTCGACGGTGGGTCTGGTGGTGATCTCGAGCGCCTCGGCCGAACTGCCGGCCGACTACGTCTCGCGCCAGTCGCTGTGGATCGCTCTGGGCGTGGTGGTCATGCTCGTAGCCGCCCTCGTCGACTACAACGTCCTGCTTCGGTACGCCATCTGGATCTACGTCGTGGCCGTGTTGGTGCTGGCGGCAGTGACGTTCTTCGGCCACGAAGCCGGTGGTGCGCGCAGTTGGATCGGGATCGGCGGTCTCGGCGGCCAGCCGTCGGATTTCTGCAAGATCGCGACGGTTCTGCTGCTGGCGCGGCGGCTGGCGGAATCCCAGGCTCCCGTTCCTCCCCGCGGCGGCCTGTGGGTCACGGCAGCCATCTGTGCGCTTCCGGTGCTCCTGATCGCGCGCCAGCCCGACATGGGGGGCGCCCTGATGTTCGTGCCCGCGCTCGCCGCGATGGCGGTCGTCACCGGCGTCAGTCTGCGTTCGGCGCTCGTCGCGTTCGGCGCGGCTTTGGCGCTCGTGGCCGCCCTGTGGGTGTTCGCTCTGCCGGACTACCAGAAGACGCGTGTCCTGAGTTATATGCAGCCCCAGGCGGATCCCCTGGGATCGGGTTACCAGGTGCGTCAGAGCCGGATCGCGGTCGGATCGGGGCAGGCCCTGGGCAAGGGCTATGGCGAAGGGACGCAGTCGAACCTGCGCTTCCTGCCGACGCCGCACACGGACTTCGTGTTCGCGGTGCTGGCCGAGGAATACGGATTCGCCGGCGTCACGCTCGTCATGGCGCTGTTCCTCCTCTACCTGGGTAACGGTGTCCGCATCGCGCTGTCGGCCCGGGATCCGGCAGGTCTGCTGCTGGTGGTCGGCCTTCTGGCCTTTCTCACCGGCTACGTTCTCTACAATACGGCGATGGTGGTCGGATTGCTGCCGATCACGGGCATACCGCTGCCCTTCCTGAGCTACGGCGGTTCCTTCATGCTCTTCTGCTGCGCGGCCACGGGGCTGATGATCGGCCTCGACCTGCGGCGGTTCGTCAACGTCTGA
- a CDS encoding Rne/Rng family ribonuclease, which translates to MDTELLVESDPLQTRVAVVESGRLAELLIERRGRRGQVGNLYKGRVRRVLPGMRAAFVDLGLARDGYLWIEDCLPRRGQDLIVQVTKDGLAGKGARITTQITLPGRYLVLTPTADRVGVSKRIVDDEERDRLKRLASAVCDDDSPALGCIVRTAATGAAEEQIRADYAALLAVWRRLEERAAAVPAPALLQREDELDLRVIRDLFSVDFGALLVDGADAYRRIAEYLERVQPELVDRVERTRRGLFERYRIDDQVEAALRDRAPLPSGGYLVINQTEALVAIDVNTGRDVGSADFEETILRTNLEAVVEAVRQIRLRDLSGILVIDLIDMEREDHRERVFVRLETELKRDRARHRVLDISEFGLVQLTRRRSHANLETLLTRDCPYCQGAGRIKSVATICLELRRSCLARARAGVRQLAVRVHPEVLEGLRGTESAVLDGLQGAFEAPVIVQADPELHREHFVLAELVGERA; encoded by the coding sequence ATGGACACAGAGCTTCTGGTGGAGAGCGATCCGCTCCAGACGCGGGTCGCCGTCGTCGAGTCCGGCCGGTTGGCGGAACTGCTGATCGAGCGCCGCGGGCGCCGCGGTCAGGTCGGGAACCTGTACAAGGGCCGGGTGCGCCGCGTGCTCCCCGGCATGAGAGCGGCGTTCGTCGACCTGGGACTCGCTCGTGACGGCTACCTGTGGATCGAGGACTGTTTGCCGCGTCGCGGCCAGGACCTGATCGTTCAGGTCACCAAGGATGGACTCGCGGGCAAGGGAGCGCGGATCACCACCCAGATCACGCTGCCCGGCCGCTACCTGGTGCTGACGCCGACCGCGGACCGTGTCGGCGTCTCGAAGCGCATCGTCGACGACGAAGAACGGGATCGCCTGAAGCGACTGGCATCGGCCGTATGCGACGACGACAGCCCCGCGCTTGGGTGCATCGTGCGGACCGCGGCGACCGGCGCGGCCGAGGAACAGATCCGGGCGGACTACGCGGCGCTCCTGGCGGTCTGGCGGCGGCTCGAGGAGCGGGCGGCGGCCGTGCCCGCGCCGGCCCTGCTCCAGCGGGAGGACGAGCTGGACCTTCGTGTGATCCGCGACCTGTTCTCGGTCGATTTCGGGGCGCTGCTGGTCGACGGAGCCGACGCCTACCGGCGAATCGCGGAGTACCTCGAGCGGGTGCAGCCGGAGCTCGTCGACCGCGTCGAGCGGACCCGGAGAGGCCTGTTCGAGCGCTACCGGATCGACGACCAGGTAGAAGCCGCGTTGCGCGACCGCGCACCGCTTCCGTCCGGCGGCTACCTGGTGATCAACCAGACCGAGGCGCTGGTCGCGATCGACGTGAACACCGGCCGGGACGTGGGCTCCGCGGACTTCGAAGAGACGATTCTCAGGACGAACCTGGAGGCGGTCGTGGAGGCGGTGCGCCAAATCCGGCTGCGCGACCTGTCCGGCATCCTGGTGATCGATCTGATCGACATGGAGCGCGAGGACCACCGCGAGCGGGTGTTCGTCCGCCTTGAAACGGAGCTGAAGCGAGACCGCGCCAGACACAGGGTGCTCGACATCTCGGAGTTCGGCCTGGTCCAGCTGACCCGGCGGCGCAGCCACGCGAATCTGGAGACGTTGCTGACCAGGGACTGCCCCTACTGTCAGGGGGCGGGCCGGATCAAGTCGGTTGCCACGATCTGTCTGGAGTTGCGGCGGAGCTGCCTGGCCCGGGCCAGGGCCGGGGTCCGTCAGTTGGCGGTGCGGGTCCACCCCGAGGTCCTGGAGGGTCTGCGCGGCACCGAGTCGGCGGTGCTCGACGGCCTGCAGGGGGCGTTCGAAGCACCGGTCATCGTTCAGGCGGACCCGGAGTTGCATCGCGAGCACTTCGTCCTGGCCGAACTGGTGGGGGAGCGGGCCTGA
- a CDS encoding ABC transporter permease, translating into MIEVARCLIRYRGLVWTLVLRELRARYRGSVLGFLWSLINPLLLLAVYSFVFSQILPRDVVSVEPYGVFLVTGLFPWIWVSTSLLEGCSSLTGNSALIRKAVFPVEVLPAVAVVANLVHFLLALPIVAVALILSRLLGYPVAGWTFVLLPAVLLIEVVVVAGLVFALSAVNVHFKDVRDLLGNVLVLAFFMAPIIYTLSDIPPRLAQLVQLNPFTSFTVAIQDLLFFGRLPVTGDWLVMAVIAVVSWAVGASLFARLSDTLAEAV; encoded by the coding sequence ATGATCGAAGTGGCTCGATGTCTGATTCGCTACCGCGGCCTGGTCTGGACGCTGGTGTTGCGGGAGCTTCGCGCGCGCTACCGGGGCAGCGTGCTGGGCTTCCTCTGGTCCCTGATCAACCCGCTGCTGCTGCTTGCCGTGTACTCGTTCGTCTTCAGCCAGATCCTGCCTCGCGACGTGGTCTCGGTGGAGCCCTACGGCGTCTTTCTGGTGACGGGCCTCTTTCCCTGGATCTGGGTGTCCACCTCCCTTCTGGAGGGCTGCTCGTCCCTGACCGGCAACAGTGCGCTGATCCGCAAGGCGGTGTTTCCGGTCGAGGTGCTGCCCGCGGTGGCGGTGGTGGCGAACCTCGTGCACTTCCTGCTCGCGCTTCCGATCGTGGCCGTGGCGCTGATCCTGAGCCGGCTGCTCGGCTATCCGGTCGCCGGCTGGACCTTCGTGCTGTTGCCGGCCGTCCTGTTGATCGAGGTGGTCGTGGTGGCGGGCCTCGTCTTCGCGCTGTCCGCGGTGAACGTCCACTTCAAGGACGTTCGGGACCTGCTCGGCAACGTCCTCGTGCTGGCCTTCTTCATGGCGCCGATCATCTACACGCTGAGCGACATCCCTCCCCGGTTGGCCCAGCTGGTGCAGTTGAACCCGTTCACGTCCTTCACGGTGGCGATCCAGGATCTTCTCTTCTTCGGGCGCCTGCCGGTGACCGGGGACTGGCTCGTCATGGCGGTGATCGCCGTCGTGTCGTGGGCCGTGGGCGCCAGCCTGTTCGCCCGCCTGAGCGACACCCTGGCCGAGGCGGTCTGA
- a CDS encoding ABC transporter ATP-binding protein: MPAPAVVLRGVGKRYRREAGGYRLRTLKSALLEGSLTSGLGAADAVDALEDVSFEVAAGEAVGVIGGNGSGKSTLIKLVAGLLRPTAGELAVNGRVAALIELGAGFHPEISGRENIFINGALLGLSRRRLEERYEDIVEFAGLSDFIEEPIKNYSSGMYVRLGFSVAIHTDPEILLVDEVLAVGDEEFVHRCIARIEEHLAGGGTLLFVSHSMGLVEELCDRAVWLDQGRPRAIGSPRRVIDAYLEDVAKREGEAHDRRRALDVQQEQSPPEEEEAAATAPAAEEEIPRWGSGQARIVGARLLAGTSSEERYHVHCGEAVAFELQVEPREDLDDFVFGVGVKTPRGVDCWGTNTDLAGYEPLLLRGPVRVRLVCPELRLAPGEYTVDLAVHARDGRAYDYRRGAFRFTVAESSALRSIGLYLPDHEWQVEALPGGGADGAAALPAAIDWLAPSDSRRME; encoded by the coding sequence TTGCCCGCGCCGGCAGTCGTCCTCCGCGGCGTGGGCAAACGCTACCGGCGCGAGGCCGGCGGCTACCGCCTGCGGACGCTGAAGAGCGCGCTGCTCGAAGGCAGCCTGACGAGTGGGCTGGGCGCGGCCGACGCGGTCGATGCGCTCGAAGACGTCAGCTTCGAGGTCGCTGCCGGCGAGGCGGTCGGCGTGATCGGCGGCAACGGTTCGGGCAAGTCGACGCTGATCAAGCTGGTCGCCGGCCTGTTGCGCCCGACGGCCGGCGAGCTCGCTGTGAACGGCCGGGTGGCGGCCCTGATCGAGCTCGGCGCGGGTTTTCATCCCGAGATCTCGGGTCGGGAGAACATCTTCATCAACGGCGCCCTGCTCGGGCTGAGCCGGCGCCGGCTCGAAGAGCGCTACGAGGACATCGTGGAGTTCGCGGGCCTTTCCGACTTCATCGAAGAGCCGATCAAGAACTACTCCTCGGGCATGTACGTCCGCCTCGGCTTCTCGGTCGCGATTCACACCGACCCCGAGATCCTCCTGGTCGACGAGGTGCTGGCGGTCGGCGACGAGGAGTTCGTCCACCGCTGCATCGCCCGGATCGAGGAGCACCTTGCCGGGGGCGGCACGCTGCTCTTCGTGAGCCACTCGATGGGCCTGGTCGAGGAACTCTGCGACCGGGCCGTCTGGCTGGATCAGGGGCGTCCCCGGGCGATCGGTTCGCCGCGGCGCGTGATCGACGCGTATCTCGAGGACGTGGCGAAGCGCGAGGGCGAGGCCCATGACCGTCGCCGGGCCCTCGACGTCCAGCAGGAGCAGTCGCCGCCGGAGGAAGAGGAGGCCGCCGCGACGGCGCCTGCCGCGGAGGAGGAGATCCCGCGCTGGGGCTCCGGCCAGGCGAGGATCGTTGGCGCGCGCCTGCTGGCAGGGACCTCGTCCGAGGAGCGCTATCACGTGCACTGCGGGGAGGCGGTGGCTTTCGAGCTCCAGGTGGAGCCGCGAGAAGACCTCGACGACTTCGTCTTCGGAGTCGGGGTCAAGACGCCCCGCGGTGTCGACTGCTGGGGCACGAACACGGATCTCGCCGGCTACGAACCGTTGCTGCTTCGCGGTCCGGTGCGGGTACGCCTGGTCTGCCCGGAACTGCGGCTGGCGCCTGGCGAGTACACGGTCGATCTCGCGGTTCACGCGCGCGACGGTAGAGCGTACGATTACCGTCGCGGAGCGTTCAGGTTCACGGTGGCCGAGAGTTCCGCGCTCCGAAGCATCGGTCTCTACCTGCCCGACCATGAGTGGCAGGTCGAGGCGCTCCCCGGCGGCGGCGCCGACGGGGCGGCTGCCTTACCAGCGGCGATCGACTGGCTTGCACCCAGTGACTCACGGAGGATGGAATGA